The sequence GACAGATGAATGAGGTTATGGACCGGATCGCGTTCGCGATTGAGCTGCAAACGGGTTGGGATCATCGCACCGATGGCAGTACGTTGCATCCACTATACGGTTACCGACTCCTGCTACGCGATGCGTCGGGCTGCTGGAACGCCGTCCGAACCGATGAAACGGGTCATTTTGCCGAACTGATTCCGCTCGAAGAAATGGACTATGAGATTGCATATGAGAAAGTTATGTGGCTGGACTAGCCTTTACACGACGTTCAGATTGCAGAAATCATCCCCATTAATAACCGCCAGCTTCCTCAAAAGCTGGCGGGTTCTTTTTTTTAGTACATTGAGTCAACCGAGTTTAATCAAGACAATCAAAACCGAATGAGTTCAAGCCAGGTTTCGGGCAACCGGGATGTGTAGCTGATCCGGCCATGTATAATAGTTTTTGTGCCCACGCAACGTTCTCAACGGCATTTGCATCTTTACCAAAACACAACTCCGGAAATCACATCATGAAAACATTCGTAACCTCTCTCCTGCTCACAGTCGTCGCACTAGCCCCCGCGCTAGCCCAAACGACCGTTGATGCTAAAGACATAATTGCCAAAATCAACCGTAAGGAAACCGTTTCGTACCAGAACGCAACCATAACCGGCGATCTTGATCTGACTAACTTAGCTAATCGGAAGGAAGTAAGGGAAGGTAGTTGGAAAGGCGATTCTCGGGAGTTTTTGAGTACCGTCGAATCGCCGATCTCATTCAAAAACTGCACATTTAAAGGCAAATTTCTTGCTTATCACACCGATGAGACGGAAGAAAGACGGCTCATCAATCGAAACAATACAGTCTATAATGCCGATTTTAACGAAGCCGTAACCATCGAGAATTGTACTTTCGACGACGATGCCACGTTCAAATACTCCCATTTCCAGCAGCGGGCTATTTTTACGGGCAATACCTTCCGCGAAATTGCGCTGTTCAAATACGCCAAATTCAACAATGCCGCCGACTTCAGCGGATCGACCTTCAGAGGATATGCTGACTTCAAGTACACGAAGTTTGACGAGTCTTCGGCATTCCAAAAAGTCGTTTTTGAACGAAATGCTGATTTCAAATACACAAAATTTGACGAAAGCGTTGATTTTCGGCAGGCTCGCTTCACCAGCTCCGCTGATTTTAAATATACCCATCTGCCACGTGGGACGAACTTCGATGACGCCCGTTTCGAAGGATCAACCGACTTTAAATACACTACACTGGACGGTCGGAAATTTTCACCGAATGGCCGGTAGTCGATAATTGTCAAGTGAAGAGAATTGGGTAATCAGGGGATCTATTGCGACTGGCTGGAAAGGTTTAAAACCTCAATTGTCCAATCATTCGGATGGCCTTGATTACCTAATTGCCTTTTCATATCAACTAACAATCAGCCAGATTGCTTGTTTATCAAAACGTTATATCAACTACGCAACGTTTTGAAACGCACTACAAAGATCCTGTTAGCACTTGTTGTCCTGCTGATCATCGCCCGCTTACTGCTGCCTTATTTTGTATTGCGGTATGTCAATAAAACACTAGCCGACATGGGCGGGTATACCGGTCACGTCGAAGATATTGATATTCAGCTGATTCGGGGCGCTTACCAGATCGATGATCTGAGGGTTCGCAAGATCAACGGCAACATCAAAGAACCCTTTGTTTTTATTCCGAAAACCGATTTATCCGTTGAATGGAAATCACTGTTTCGAGGTAGGCTGGTAAGCGAAGTCGAGTGTTATAATCCAGAACTTAACTTTGCCTTCAGTGACAATGAAGCGAGCAATCAGACCGGAGCCGAGGTCGACTGGACAGCTTTCCTGAAAAAATTACTGCCGATCAGCATAAACCGATTCGCGGTTATCGACGGCACGATTAATCTGACAAGTTTAATTACCCAGCCTCGCGCTGATTTATCCCTCAAAAAATTTCAGGGTGAAATCCGAAACATTCGCAATGTGGAGGATAAAGACAAAAAACTACCCTCTCCGGTAGTGGCTTCGGGCGATGTACCGGGCTATGGTGGCTCCATGGCCTTCAGCGCTAACATGAACCTGTTGAAAGTTGTCCCGGATTTTGATTACAACCTTCGTTTTAGCGATTTACAGCTGGTAAAAATCAATCCACTAGCCCGCGAATATGCCAACCTCGACTTTGAACAGGGAACGATGAGCGTTTACAGCGAAATGGCCATGCTCGACAGCAAGCTGAATGGTTACCTGAAGCCGCTGACAAAAGGCATGAAAATTTTCAAGATCAATGAACACGAAGGTCGCTCGGTTGGAAAATTCTTCACCGAACTGGTCGCACAGGCCGGAACCGCTGTGCTTAAGAATCAGAAGCACGATCAGGTGGCAACACGAATTCCACTCAACGGTACGGTTGAAGAAATTAAGACCGCCATTTGGCCTACTATCTTCGGTGTGCTACGGAACGCTTATATTGAAGCCTTCAAGGGTGAATTCGATAATACTATTACCCTGCAGGATGCCGTCAAGGACTTCAAAGACGATTACAAAGCGAAGCGGGCCGAACGCAAAGCTGAAAAAAAAGAGAAACGAGAAGAGCGCAAGGCTGAACGCAAGGCAAAGCGGGAGGCACGCAAACGTGAAAAAGCCCGCTAACGGATTTATTGCCAGGTACCGCCTTTACTAAACACCATTCCTATAACCAGTACGCCCAGCCAGCACAGGTACGATCCCGCTAAAACAGCAAAGCCGAACCCAACTTTTCCCTGAACCATAGTCAGCCAATAAGCCCAGGCCAGCAGCGCCAGTATACCAGTACAGCCTGCCAGAAAAATCAAACTGTCACCTCTCCTGTAGGCAGGCCCTGGTGGAAATAGTATTGAGTAAAACGTCATAATAAAATAAAATACCCCAATCAACCCATTTATAGCCAGGGCGGCACTGAAAATAAATTTTAGCAGAAGATTCATAGTACTGATAATGAATTTATAGAAACCCAACAAGCTACTTTAACCAGTTAACAAGGAGTGTTCCTACGGTGTATGCCGATGCCAGGCTCCATTTGTGTACACATAGGTTACGGAGTTGAAGAAAGACAGTGAAAGGCCTGCGATCATGAAAACGATGCCAAGAACACCCAGAACCAGCGGCACCAGCCAAATGCTCATGAAGGCATCAACTCGGGCACTATCTGGATTTTGCCGGTCATATAAGACGGATACTGACTCGCCAATCTGGTAATCGGGCGACGACGACCCAACCGATGAGCGAAATGTGATTGACTGACCGGATGGACCACTAAACTGAACAACTGGGTAATAGGCCGTAGAATAACTATCACGATCATTGAAACGATCAACAGACTGCCGTTTATCGAGACCGATCACACGGCCAGTCGCTTTATCGGTATCGCTGAGCCATTGTCTTATGTTTCTATAGCTGAAAAAGGCACCGGTCAATAAACCGATGCCAAGTAGACCGAATCCGGCGCCTAGCCTTCGGGCAAATGGGTTCATGAGTACATTTATCTGGTTTAACTACACCACAAAAAACCAGCTCATACCCCCTCTTCACCAAACATAATCGCCTGAAACGTTGCTTTTGGCGAACCAACCGTTCGCCATTGCCCGCGAATGGCTTTCCGTCGAAACGACTCATTGACAATCCCCTACGTTTCATTGACAAATTCGTGCTGTTTACACGGATAAAATTGGCCAAACAGCTTAGTCAGAACCAACTTTGCACCTCAATAACAACCGTTTACCACATCGTCCCTTTGCAGAAAGTCGTTACAATGAAATTGTATTTCTTAAATCTCCGGACCTCGTTACTAACCTGGTTAGGCTACAAAACCCAGCCTGTAAAACAAAGCGGCATGCCGTTCTGGATGGGGTTCCTTTTATACTGCCTGGCTTATCCATTACTGGCTTTTACTGTCGTGTGGGCTATCTGCCAGATTATTCAGGGCGAAACCTTATGGTTGCCCAGTGTGCTCCCGAATAGTGAGGAAACTCATGACTCAATGCAGCATTATCGAGGCTTTTTTGTCATAGCTGAAGGTTTTAATAGCCATACCAATCGTTGACACATGCCTTACAAGACCGTTTATTCAATAGCGGGTCAGCCACCAATAGACCGAGTCTTTCTGGGAATTTCTGCTGGATTGCTTATAGCCACCTTCCTCGTTTTCCTCGCGACAAACTCGCCCTCCGGACGGTACAGTTTGCTGGCATTTACCCTGCTGTTTATTCTATTTACGCTCGTCATGCCTTACTGGGACCACCATCGTCTGGTCAGTAAGTTATCGACTCCTGAATGTAAGGTGTCAGAGGGTAAAATAATGGGCTATTGGCGGAAAGACTGGTATCAAAAAGACACCCATCGCAGCTACAGCTATGAATCGTTTCGGGTAGATACGGTTCAGTTTGGTTACCACCGACTGGTTGAAATGGCCGGGTTTCACAACGCTGAGGCTCACCATTTTCCGATCCAAAACGGGTTAATCGTACGAATTTACTACGTGCCCGAACGTCAAGTAGACGACGATAGTCAGGTCAACCGAATTCTTAAACTG comes from Spirosoma aureum and encodes:
- a CDS encoding pentapeptide repeat-containing protein; the encoded protein is MKTFVTSLLLTVVALAPALAQTTVDAKDIIAKINRKETVSYQNATITGDLDLTNLANRKEVREGSWKGDSREFLSTVESPISFKNCTFKGKFLAYHTDETEERRLINRNNTVYNADFNEAVTIENCTFDDDATFKYSHFQQRAIFTGNTFREIALFKYAKFNNAADFSGSTFRGYADFKYTKFDESSAFQKVVFERNADFKYTKFDESVDFRQARFTSSADFKYTHLPRGTNFDDARFEGSTDFKYTTLDGRKFSPNGR
- a CDS encoding DUF748 domain-containing protein, which codes for MKRTTKILLALVVLLIIARLLLPYFVLRYVNKTLADMGGYTGHVEDIDIQLIRGAYQIDDLRVRKINGNIKEPFVFIPKTDLSVEWKSLFRGRLVSEVECYNPELNFAFSDNEASNQTGAEVDWTAFLKKLLPISINRFAVIDGTINLTSLITQPRADLSLKKFQGEIRNIRNVEDKDKKLPSPVVASGDVPGYGGSMAFSANMNLLKVVPDFDYNLRFSDLQLVKINPLAREYANLDFEQGTMSVYSEMAMLDSKLNGYLKPLTKGMKIFKINEHEGRSVGKFFTELVAQAGTAVLKNQKHDQVATRIPLNGTVEEIKTAIWPTIFGVLRNAYIEAFKGEFDNTITLQDAVKDFKDDYKAKRAERKAEKKEKREERKAERKAKREARKREKAR
- a CDS encoding DUF3592 domain-containing protein encodes the protein MNPFARRLGAGFGLLGIGLLTGAFFSYRNIRQWLSDTDKATGRVIGLDKRQSVDRFNDRDSYSTAYYPVVQFSGPSGQSITFRSSVGSSSPDYQIGESVSVLYDRQNPDSARVDAFMSIWLVPLVLGVLGIVFMIAGLSLSFFNSVTYVYTNGAWHRHTP